Proteins from one Fusobacterium periodonticum 1_1_41FAA genomic window:
- a CDS encoding nitroreductase family protein — protein MELLKLMSDRYTCRRYSEENIKEEDLNQILEAGRVAPTSHNNQPQRIYVVKSEEAKEKLMKDFAYNYKAPCYLVCGYNVDEVWRNDLDGDRESGDIDVSIVITHMMLMAEELGLGACWIGRITPELVKKNLDIPENVKVVAVLSLGYHREDDRPSKLHTIRRSNEELVKFL, from the coding sequence ATGGAATTATTAAAACTTATGAGTGATAGATACACTTGTAGAAGATATTCAGAAGAAAATATTAAAGAGGAAGATTTAAATCAAATTTTAGAGGCTGGAAGAGTTGCTCCAACTTCTCATAATAATCAACCACAAAGAATTTATGTTGTGAAAAGTGAAGAAGCAAAAGAAAAATTAATGAAAGATTTTGCATATAATTATAAAGCTCCTTGCTATTTAGTCTGTGGTTATAATGTTGATGAAGTATGGAGAAATGATTTAGATGGAGATAGAGAAAGTGGAGATATAGATGTTTCAATTGTTATTACACACATGATGTTAATGGCAGAAGAACTTGGTTTGGGTGCTTGTTGGATAGGGCGTATAACACCTGAACTTGTAAAAAAGAATTTAGATATTCCTGAAAATGTGAAAGTTGTTGCAGTTCTTAGCTTAGGATATCATAGAGAAGATGATAGACCTTCTAAACTACATACTATTCGTAGAAGTAATGAAGAATTAGTTAAATTTTTATAA
- a CDS encoding HAD-IIA family hydrolase has product MKDLKDIKCYLLDMDGTIYLGNELIDGAKEFLEKLKEKNIRYIFLTNNSSKNKDKYVEKLNNLGIEAHREDVFSSGEATTIYLSKKKKGAKVFLLGTKDLEDEFEKAGFELVRERNKNIDFVVLGFDTTLTYEKLWIACEYIANGVEYISTHPDFNCPLENGKFMPDAGAMMAFIKASTGKEPTVIGKPNRHIIDAIIEKYDLKKSELAMVGDRLYTDIRTGIDNGLTSILVMSGETDKKMLEETIFVPDFVFESVKEIKETIE; this is encoded by the coding sequence ATGAAGGACTTAAAAGATATAAAATGTTATTTGCTAGATATGGATGGAACTATCTATTTAGGAAATGAATTAATAGATGGAGCAAAAGAATTTTTAGAAAAATTAAAAGAAAAAAATATAAGATATATATTTTTAACAAATAATTCATCAAAAAATAAAGATAAGTATGTCGAAAAATTAAATAATTTAGGAATAGAAGCTCATAGAGAAGATGTTTTTAGTTCAGGTGAAGCAACTACAATATATTTATCTAAAAAGAAAAAAGGAGCAAAAGTATTTCTATTGGGAACTAAAGATTTGGAAGATGAGTTTGAAAAGGCTGGTTTTGAATTAGTAAGAGAAAGAAATAAAAATATAGACTTTGTTGTTTTAGGTTTTGACACAACTTTAACTTATGAAAAATTATGGATAGCTTGTGAATACATAGCAAATGGAGTTGAATATATATCAACTCACCCTGATTTCAATTGTCCTTTAGAAAATGGGAAATTCATGCCTGATGCTGGAGCAATGATGGCCTTTATAAAAGCATCAACTGGAAAAGAACCAACAGTTATAGGAAAACCTAATAGACATATAATAGATGCAATTATAGAAAAATATGATTTAAAGAAATCTGAACTTGCAATGGTTGGAGATAGATTATATACAGATATTAGGACAGGAATAGATAATGGATTGACTTCTATCTTAGTTATGAGTGGTGAAACAGATAAAAAAATGTTAGAAGAAACAATTTTCGTACCTGATTTTGTTTTTGAATCTGTTAAAGAAATAAAAGAAACTATAGAATAA
- a CDS encoding TRAP transporter large permease, whose translation MEALYPVIVLFVLFFLNIPIAFALMGSALFYFIFLNTTMSMDMVIQQFVTSVESFPYLAVPFFIMVGSVMNYSGISEELMNMAEVLAGHMKGGLAQVNCLLSAMMGGISGSANADAAMESKILVPEMIKKGFSKEFSAAVTAASSAVSPVIPPGTNLILYALIANVPVGDMFLAGYTPGILMTLSMMITVYIISKKRGYNPLRERMARPSEILRQAIKSIWALAIPFGIIMGMRIGIFTPTEAGGVAVFFCFLVGFFVYKKLKLHHIPIILMETVKSTGAVMIIIASAKVFGYYMTLERIPQFITNSLMDFTDNKFVLLMVINLLLLFVGMFIEGGAALVILAPLLVPAVKALGVNPLHFGVIFIVNIMIGGLTPPFGSMMFTVCSIVGVRLEGFIKEVWPFIVALLVVLFVVTYSESIALFIPNLFLK comes from the coding sequence ATGGAAGCTTTATATCCAGTTATTGTATTATTCGTATTATTCTTTTTGAATATCCCAATAGCTTTTGCTCTGATGGGATCGGCATTATTTTATTTTATATTCTTAAACACAACTATGTCTATGGACATGGTTATACAACAATTTGTTACATCTGTTGAATCATTTCCATATTTGGCAGTACCATTCTTCATAATGGTTGGATCTGTAATGAACTATTCAGGTATAAGTGAAGAACTTATGAACATGGCTGAAGTTCTAGCTGGACATATGAAAGGTGGACTTGCTCAAGTAAACTGTCTATTAAGTGCTATGATGGGAGGAATTTCTGGTTCTGCCAATGCAGATGCTGCTATGGAATCTAAAATTCTAGTTCCTGAAATGATTAAAAAAGGTTTCTCAAAAGAATTCTCAGCAGCTGTTACAGCAGCTTCATCTGCTGTTAGCCCTGTTATTCCACCAGGAACTAACTTAATTCTTTATGCATTAATTGCCAATGTTCCTGTAGGTGACATGTTCTTAGCAGGATATACTCCAGGAATCTTAATGACTCTATCTATGATGATAACAGTATATATAATCTCTAAAAAAAGAGGATATAATCCATTAAGAGAAAGAATGGCAAGACCTAGTGAAATTTTAAGACAAGCTATAAAATCAATTTGGGCTTTGGCTATACCTTTCGGGATTATTATGGGAATGAGAATAGGTATCTTCACTCCAACAGAAGCTGGAGGAGTTGCAGTATTTTTCTGTTTCTTAGTTGGTTTCTTTGTATATAAGAAATTAAAACTTCATCATATTCCTATAATTCTTATGGAAACAGTAAAAAGTACAGGAGCAGTTATGATAATAATTGCCTCTGCTAAAGTTTTTGGATACTATATGACTTTAGAAAGAATTCCACAATTTATAACAAATTCTTTAATGGACTTTACTGATAATAAATTTGTATTATTAATGGTAATAAATTTACTTCTTCTATTTGTTGGAATGTTTATAGAAGGAGGAGCAGCTCTTGTTATTCTTGCTCCACTTTTAGTTCCAGCAGTTAAAGCTTTAGGTGTAAATCCATTACATTTCGGAGTAATATTTATAGTTAACATAATGATAGGAGGATTAACTCCACCATTTGGTTCTATGATGTTTACTGTATGTTCTATTGTAGGAGTACGGCTAGAGGGATTCATAAAAGAAGTATGGCCATTTATAGTTGCACTTTTAGTTGTTCTATTTGTAGTAACATACTCAGAATCTATAGCATTATTTATACCAAATCTATTTTTAAAATAA
- a CDS encoding TRAP transporter small permease, with the protein MKDFFKKFELYVGSVFISITTVVVIMNVFTRYFLKFTYFWTEEIAVGCFVWTIFLGTAAAYREKGLIGVEAIVVLLPEKIRNVVEFLTYILLTVLSGLMCLFSLTYVMSSSKITAALELSYGYINISIVISFALMTLYSIIFTIESFKKAFLSKGN; encoded by the coding sequence ATGAAAGATTTTTTTAAAAAATTTGAATTATATGTAGGAAGTGTATTCATTTCTATAACAACTGTTGTTGTTATCATGAACGTTTTCACTAGATACTTTTTAAAGTTTACTTACTTCTGGACAGAAGAAATTGCAGTTGGTTGCTTTGTTTGGACTATATTTTTAGGAACTGCTGCTGCATATAGAGAAAAAGGACTAATAGGAGTTGAAGCTATTGTTGTTCTTTTACCTGAAAAAATTAGAAATGTTGTAGAATTTTTAACTTATATTTTACTTACTGTTTTAAGTGGACTTATGTGTTTATTTAGTTTAACTTACGTAATGTCTTCATCAAAAATAACTGCAGCTTTAGAACTTTCTTATGGTTATATTAATATTTCTATTGTAATAAGTTTCGCATTGATGACTTTATATTCAATAATTTTTACAATAGAAAGTTTTAAAAAAGCATTTTTAAGTAAAGGTAACTAG